A window of the Dyadobacter pollutisoli genome harbors these coding sequences:
- a CDS encoding MauE/DoxX family redox-associated membrane protein: MKAKTLPTILSAILITLFLYTALSKLLDFEQFRKQMSNQNIPKWSAGLLAWGIVSSEIMAVILLATEKYRLWGLYTSALLMVVFSGYMVLVLLDFFDRVPCSCGGVLNSMNFGAHLLFNLAFLTITILAIALTRKSQQHRARV; the protein is encoded by the coding sequence ATGAAAGCAAAAACACTTCCGACAATCCTATCGGCGATCTTGATCACTCTTTTCCTGTACACGGCCCTTTCCAAACTGCTGGATTTCGAACAGTTCAGAAAACAGATGTCCAATCAAAACATACCCAAATGGTCGGCAGGACTTCTGGCCTGGGGCATTGTGTCCAGTGAAATCATGGCAGTCATTCTTTTAGCCACCGAGAAATACCGGCTCTGGGGTTTGTATACTTCGGCTTTGCTCATGGTTGTTTTCAGCGGGTATATGGTACTGGTGCTTCTTGATTTTTTCGACCGGGTGCCTTGCAGCTGTGGAGGGGTGCTCAACTCGATGAATTTTGGCGCGCATCTTCTTTTTAACCTGGCATTTCTGACCATTACGATCCTGGCCATTGCCTTGACCAGAAAAAGTCAGCAGCATCGCGCTCGGGTTTAA
- a CDS encoding Crp/Fnr family transcriptional regulator → MNASKLSDHLAAFYPLSTGFKTALDQVLIRQVFKKGALLRQSGPRPTIWFIVEGLAKAIYEDQDGKEHVTRFWKQGQVMLLANGNTHMMTADRIVLLEDSVLTTMTSASILFLYHSFPEGPKLSSKILLDDRNQGELKSFLCSLPAQQAYRQFQQVFPARRLMLKDIASYLEISPGRLSEIRKSLR, encoded by the coding sequence ATGAATGCTTCAAAGCTCTCAGATCACCTGGCCGCCTTTTACCCACTGAGTACTGGATTCAAAACTGCATTGGACCAGGTGCTCATCCGGCAGGTTTTCAAAAAAGGGGCATTGCTCAGGCAAAGCGGCCCCCGTCCGACAATCTGGTTTATCGTAGAAGGGCTTGCCAAAGCCATCTACGAAGATCAAGACGGCAAAGAACACGTTACCCGGTTTTGGAAACAAGGCCAGGTCATGCTTTTGGCCAACGGCAACACCCACATGATGACTGCGGACCGGATCGTGCTTTTGGAAGACAGCGTCTTGACAACAATGACCAGTGCCAGCATCCTTTTTCTTTATCACAGCTTCCCGGAGGGGCCAAAGTTGTCTAGTAAAATCTTGCTCGATGACCGAAATCAGGGTGAGCTCAAATCGTTTCTTTGCTCCTTGCCTGCTCAGCAGGCCTACAGGCAATTCCAACAAGTTTTTCCGGCCAGACGCCTGATGCTCAAAGACATTGCAAGCTACCTTGAAATCTCGCCGGGCAGGCTCAGTGAGATCAGAAAAAGTTTGCGCTGA
- a CDS encoding type IV toxin-antitoxin system AbiEi family antitoxin — translation MFTEHEQDKKMNRTTSEREIAETALKNLEGHTGIKGTWEPTIARPDPGFDGKTSLSIKGKPLTFITEIKGEFRGYFIDELLHQAKKNKPFLLIAEKIFPAQKQRLREEGIAYLDVAGNIYVADGETLIWLEGQKAVRIDKEQTKRNRAFTKAGLRIVYIFLENETYVNYTYRQIASLATVALGTIKPVISALKEDGYLLEVNKKRMLLNNKKQLLENWLIGYANVLKPSLLLGTYFFREIDQWKELDLPEGAVWGGEPAGEYLTNYLNPQQWTIYTSQNKVELIRKLQLIPKEDGNLKIYKRFFAPTFQGCQRLEAPEIITYADLMITGDPRCIETAQILYENRLAKKFD, via the coding sequence ATGTTCACTGAACACGAACAAGATAAAAAAATGAACAGAACTACTAGCGAAAGAGAAATTGCTGAGACTGCCTTGAAAAATCTGGAGGGCCACACTGGCATAAAAGGAACTTGGGAGCCAACAATCGCACGGCCTGACCCAGGCTTTGATGGAAAGACTTCACTAAGTATTAAAGGTAAACCGCTGACATTTATAACAGAAATTAAAGGTGAATTTCGCGGCTACTTTATAGACGAACTTTTACACCAAGCTAAAAAGAACAAACCATTTCTGTTAATCGCCGAAAAGATTTTTCCAGCACAGAAACAACGTCTACGCGAAGAAGGAATAGCTTATTTGGACGTGGCAGGCAACATCTATGTGGCAGATGGCGAAACGCTGATTTGGTTAGAAGGCCAAAAAGCCGTGCGTATTGACAAAGAACAAACCAAGAGGAACCGAGCATTTACCAAAGCGGGGCTCCGAATCGTCTACATATTTTTAGAAAACGAGACCTATGTCAACTACACATACCGCCAAATTGCCAGCCTTGCCACTGTTGCACTGGGCACGATCAAGCCAGTGATATCTGCATTGAAAGAAGATGGATATCTGCTCGAAGTGAATAAAAAAAGAATGCTGCTCAATAATAAAAAACAGTTGTTGGAAAACTGGCTAATCGGCTACGCCAATGTATTGAAACCATCCTTACTTTTGGGCACTTACTTTTTTCGCGAGATTGATCAGTGGAAGGAGCTCGATCTTCCGGAGGGAGCAGTCTGGGGCGGAGAACCGGCCGGTGAATATTTAACCAATTATCTGAATCCCCAGCAGTGGACTATCTATACATCTCAAAACAAGGTAGAGCTAATAAGAAAATTACAACTCATTCCCAAAGAAGACGGTAACCTAAAAATTTACAAACGCTTCTTTGCCCCCACGTTCCAAGGCTGCCAGCGATTAGAGGCCCCTGAAATTATAACTTACGCAGATTTGATGATCACGGGAGATCCTCGGTGCATAGAAACAGCACAAATCTTATACGAAAATCGTCTCGCAAAAAAATTTGATTAA